Genomic segment of Xanthobacter dioxanivorans:
CGGGCCGCCTCCGGGTCGCGGGCCCTGAGGGCGCCGATGAGGGCGGCGTGGTGGATGTGCGCCTCGCCCTCGCGCACGCGCTCGGGGCCGGCGCGGAAGTCGAGGTTCAGCACCGGCCCGATCTGCAGCCACAGGCCTTCGATCATCTGCATGAGGGTGGGCAGGTGCGCGGCACGGTACAGGGCGAAATGCAGGTCCTTGTTGTGGCGCATGGCGGCGGCGCCGTCGGGCCGCTTCTTGTCCCGCTCGGCGGCGAACAGGCGCTCGAACCGCGCCACCTCGGCGATCTCCTCGTCGGTGGCGGCGGTCGCGGCGACGGTGACGGCGAGCCCCTCCAGGCTCACGCGGATGAGGCGCAGCTCGGTGAACCGGGCGCGGGACATCAGCGGCACGCGCACCGCGCGGTTGGGCAGCACCTCCAGCGCGTTCTCGGTGACGAGGCGCGAGACCGCCTCGCGCACCGGCATGGCGCTGGTGCCGATGGCGCCGGCGAGGCCGCGCAGGGTGAAGCGCTCGCCGGGGGCGGCGCGGCCCGCCAGTAGCAGCTCCTTCAGGTCGCCATAGACCTGGTCCGCCAGCGTCTGGCGCACGATGCGGACCATGCGGGCGTCGAGCCCGGAGGCCTCCGCCATCCCGTCGTCCCGCGCGTCCGCAGATGCTGTCTTGTGTTCCATGTTTCCCGTCTGCTATGTGTGATCACAGATAACAGATAGTCGAGCCACTCGGCAATCATCCCGGCGCGGGGAACAGGGAAAAATCCCGTCTCCGCAACGACAAGCCGGCCATTGGGAGGAGACCTAGCCGTGAAAGACACACCCCCTCTTTGCGCCCTCGCCTCTGCGCCCGTCGGTCGCCGCACCCTGCTGAAGGGTGCCGGCGCCGCCGCCCTGCTCGGCGGCGTCGGCATGCCGGCCATCGCGCGGGCGCAGGCCGACACCATCACCTTCGGCCACCTCACCCCGCTCACCGGCTTCCTCGGCCCGCTCGGCGCCTACGGGCAGATGGGCGTGCAACTGGCGGTGGAGGAGCTGAACGCGGCCGGCGGCGTCAACGGCCGCAAGATCAACCTGGTGATGGAAGACAGCGTGAACCCGGCCACCGCCTCCTCCAAGGCGGAGCGCTACATCGAGCGCGACAAGGCGGCGGTGATCATCGGCGAGATTTCCTCCGCCTCGGCCCTCGCCATCGCCCAGGTGGTGGCACGCCAGAAGGTGGTGTTCGTCAACACCGGCGGCAATTCCGACGCCCTGCGCGGCAAGGACTGCAACCGCTACATGTTCCACGTGGAAGGCGCCAACACGCAATATGTGAAGGCGGTGG
This window contains:
- a CDS encoding GntR family transcriptional regulator; protein product: MEHKTASADARDDGMAEASGLDARMVRIVRQTLADQVYGDLKELLLAGRAAPGERFTLRGLAGAIGTSAMPVREAVSRLVTENALEVLPNRAVRVPLMSRARFTELRLIRVSLEGLAVTVAATAATDEEIAEVARFERLFAAERDKKRPDGAAAMRHNKDLHFALYRAAHLPTLMQMIEGLWLQIGPVLNLDFRAGPERVREGEAHIHHAALIGALRARDPEAARAALVTDIWSAGDFILSRGVLPD